The Cytobacillus sp. NJ13 sequence ACTGTCCATTGACTTGAAATATACCTCACCATGCTCGTTCCAGACTTTCACCTTTACAGGATCTTTGCCTTTAAAAATAAATTGGATATCATATAATGGTTTGGAGTCGATGACGGCCTCTGCAGGCATTGCCGAATTTATGGCATTTCTTGCGGTGTTTTCCCACTTTTCATCTTTTACAGTCGCAGTTTCAGCAGAATACTTTCCTTCAGCAGAGAAGGAATTCTCAGTTTCTGATAGAGCAATAGCTGTTTGACTGATAAAACTATTCCCAAGCATATCTGCACTGCTGCTGCCTCTTGTCATTGAATCCTCAGAAAAAATAATGAAAGCGAACATGATACAAGCAGCCATTACAGCTGCAGCAGATAAAAATCGCGGAAAAATATCTTTCTTTCTTTTAGGCCTATCCTCTATGCCACTCCATATTTTTTGCAGGCTATCCTGCTTTTGCTTTTGCGATCGCGGAATACGATCCAATTCACGAAAAGAATTATCGAATCCGAATGAGTTCTTCATGGATTTCCCCCCTTTTCTGCAATTCTTTTTTTAGAGCTGCGAGTGCCCTGGAAGTGGTGATTTTTACTTTGTTTTCATTCCAATTCAAGATTTCGGCCGTTTCCTTGATGGAAAACTCCTTTATTTTTCTTAAAATCAGCACTTCTTGATAACTTAATTTCAAATGGCGGATTGCTTCATATAAGAGTGTAACTTTTTCACCCTTAATCATAATCTCGGTTGGAGTCTCTTCATCTGATTGGAGCTGGAATTTTTCAATTGAGAAAAATTTGAATCTGTTTTTTTTGCGCAGATAATCAATGGCTACATTTCTTGATATTCGGACAAGCCATGTAAAGATCTGGGACTCCCCATTAAATTGACTCATATATTTATAAGCTTTTATAAAGGTGTCCTGTGTCAGATCTTCGGCGACTTCCTTATCATTCACGAGAAGAAATATGTATCCATAAATTCGATCGCTGTATTCGCTGTAAATATCTTCAAATGCTTCT is a genomic window containing:
- a CDS encoding sigma-70 family RNA polymerase sigma factor; the encoded protein is MERLSAEAFEDIYSEYSDRIYGYIFLLVNDKEVAEDLTQDTFIKAYKYMSQFNGESQIFTWLVRISRNVAIDYLRKKNRFKFFSIEKFQLQSDEETPTEIMIKGEKVTLLYEAIRHLKLSYQEVLILRKIKEFSIKETAEILNWNENKVKITTSRALAALKKELQKRGEIHEELIRIR